The sequence TTTTGAGCATCTCTTAATAAATACTCAATATTGTTGTCTACTTTTTTATAGGTTAAATAGACCGTTGCTTTCATTTTCGGATAATGCAATTCATAAGCACAATTCTCTTTGCCTTTCAAAAGTATTCTATCGTTCAATTCAAAAGTATATGGGCATTCTTTTTCAAGAGAATAATACTCTGCATTTGGATATTCCAACCTCAATTGACCTTTGGGTTTTGGCACAGTTTCATCGGCACAAGAAATCATAATTAAAGCTAAAAGTGTAAAAAGTATTTTTTGCATGTTCTTTTTATTAACTTAACGTAACTTTTATTTGTTTTATTCTTCTTTTATCTAAACTTTCTACAGTAAAAACATAATTTGAAAATGTTATTTTTTGCATTTTCTTTGGAAAATTACCAGAAATTTCAAGCACAAAACCTGCTAAAGTTTCTGCTTCGCCTTTTTGTTCTTCAAATTCAACACCGTTAACATCTATTATTCTATAGAAGTCTTTCAAGCTTATTTTTCCTTCAAAAAGATAATTTTTATCATCTATTTGAGAAAAAATAATATTTTCATCATCAAACTCATCACTAATATCGCCAACTATTTCTTCCAAAATATCTTGTAAAGAAACCAATCCTGAAGTTCCACCGTATTCATCAACAACGATAGCTAAATGATTCTTCATTAACTGAAATTCTTTCAATAAATTATCTAACTTTTTGTTCTCTGGAATAAAAAATGGCTTTCGTATTAATTTTTGCCAATTAAATTCCATCTCATCAATATAAGGAATTAGATCTTTTATAAACAAAACTCCTTCAATATGATCTATACTTTCTTTATAGACTGGTATTCTAGAATATCCTTTTTCTACAATTTCATCTATTATTTCTGCAAAACGCTTTCCAATTTCAATAGCAAAAATATCAATTCGCGGACTCATTACTTGTCGCACTTCGGTATTACCAAAAGTAACAATTCCTTCTAAAATTTTCTGTTCTTCTTGAGTAGTTTCCGATTGATTTGTCAGCTCTAATGCCTGAGACAATTGATCGACCGAAAAGCTTGTTTTTTGAACACTAAATTTCTTTTCTACATATAGAATTATATTACGCATTGGAATCGTTAATGGCGTTAACAATTTATCTAAAATAGAAATCGGTAATGATACTGCTTTTGAGAAAGTAATATTATTCCTGTTTGCGTAAATTTTTGGTAAAACTTCTCCAAACAACAATATTAAAAAAGTAACAACAATTACTTCTAGAACGAAACGAAGCACATCTGAATTTATAGAGCTAAAAAGCTTTTCACTAATTGAAGAAAACAATATTACAACAGCAATATTTATAAAATTATTGGCTACTAATATTGTTGCTAATAATTTTTTTGGTTTTTCAAGTAATTTTGAGATTAACGTTCCTCTATTGAAGTCTTCTAACGTCATGTCGTCTAAATCTTTCTGAGACAAGGAAAATAATGCAACTTCTGATCCGGAAATAAATGCGGAACATATTAACAATAAAAAAACAATTACTAAATTTATTAGCAACTCAAAATTTATCGAATTTAAATAACTGGAAGGATCTGGATCCAATTTAAAAAGGTATTAGTTAGACATTAAAAAGGCAAATCATCGTTTTGAGATGCGTTTTTTGAAGCGTCAAAATTAGTGTTTTTTAGCGACTCTGAACTATCAGATTTCATATTTTGTTTGTTCCCAGAATCTAAATCTTTTTTAGTTGAAAGAAACGTAAATTCAGTCACTTGTATTTCTGTAGTATATTTAGTAGTTCCGTCTTCAGCTTGCCATTGTCTTGACTTAATTCTTCCTTCAATGTATATTTTATCTCCTTTAGTAAGATACTTTTCACATATTTCGGCCGCTTTATTTCGAACAACAAGATTGTGCCATTCTGTAGATGTTATTTTTTCTCCTGTTGTTTTATTTATATAAACTTCATTCGTGGCTAAAGGAAATCGCCCAATACAATTACCCCCATCGAAGTAATGCATTTTCACTTCATCTCCCAAATGCCCTATCAAAAGAACTTTATTTAATGTACCGTTCATGGCGTATATTTTTTAGTATATCAAATATACTATTTTTAGATGTATTACAAATAGTTTGATTCAATAAAATTATGAATCACGATAGGAAATGGCAATTTCATCATTTCATCAAGAGATACAGCCTCTTTTAAAACTTCATTAAATTGCAACTCAAAGAAACGAATATGCAAATGCTGATGCGATAATTTATGAACAACTTCCTCTTCATTCTTCACAATTAAAACTAAAGGATTATACTCCTTTTTAATGTGTTTAACTATATTTTCAATTGTGTCTGACTTTGAGTTTTCTAACAAATTAAATTGATACAAATTAAACCAAATTCCTTTTTCTTCTCTTTTCTCTACAACAAAATCCCCGTTTCGATCTTTAATAATCAGATAATTAAAATACCTATTCTTTACCTTAGTTTTCTTTAATTTAACTGGCAAGCTCTCCACTTTTTTTTGTTGTAGAGCAACACACTTAGTATTAAAAACACAAACCGAACAATCAGGACGCTGCGGCACACATTGTGTTGCTCCGAATTCCATTATTGCTTGATTAAAAATAGCGGGGTCTTCAATAGGCAACAACTCTTGCGCTAATTCTTGAAACTCTTTCTTTGCTTTTGAACTAGAAATATCAGTTTCAATTCCAAATACTCGAGACAAGACTCTGAACACATTTCCATCAACAACAGCCACAGGTTCATCATAAGCAAATGAAGCAATAGCAGCAGCAGTATATTCTCCTACTCCCTTTAAATGCAACAA is a genomic window of Flavobacterium jumunjinense containing:
- the gldD gene encoding gliding motility lipoprotein GldD, with protein sequence MQKILFTLLALIMISCADETVPKPKGQLRLEYPNAEYYSLEKECPYTFELNDRILLKGKENCAYELHYPKMKATVYLTYKKVDNNIEYLLRDAQKLTYDHVVKADDITEQPFINAENKVYGMFYEVGGDAATNAQFYLTDSTKNFMVGSLYFYAKPNYDSIMPAASYIKNDIRKLVETLKWK
- the gldE gene encoding gliding motility-associated protein GldE: MDPDPSSYLNSINFELLINLVIVFLLLICSAFISGSEVALFSLSQKDLDDMTLEDFNRGTLISKLLEKPKKLLATILVANNFINIAVVILFSSISEKLFSSINSDVLRFVLEVIVVTFLILLFGEVLPKIYANRNNITFSKAVSLPISILDKLLTPLTIPMRNIILYVEKKFSVQKTSFSVDQLSQALELTNQSETTQEEQKILEGIVTFGNTEVRQVMSPRIDIFAIEIGKRFAEIIDEIVEKGYSRIPVYKESIDHIEGVLFIKDLIPYIDEMEFNWQKLIRKPFFIPENKKLDNLLKEFQLMKNHLAIVVDEYGGTSGLVSLQDILEEIVGDISDEFDDENIIFSQIDDKNYLFEGKISLKDFYRIIDVNGVEFEEQKGEAETLAGFVLEISGNFPKKMQKITFSNYVFTVESLDKRRIKQIKVTLS
- a CDS encoding single-stranded DNA-binding protein; translation: MNGTLNKVLLIGHLGDEVKMHYFDGGNCIGRFPLATNEVYINKTTGEKITSTEWHNLVVRNKAAEICEKYLTKGDKIYIEGRIKSRQWQAEDGTTKYTTEIQVTEFTFLSTKKDLDSGNKQNMKSDSSESLKNTNFDASKNASQNDDLPF
- the mutY gene encoding A/G-specific adenine glycosylase; the encoded protein is MIFSNILIEWYLQNKRSLPWRNTKNPYPIWLSEIILQQTRVAQGLPYFEAFTTEFKTVFDLANASEEQVLKLWQGLGYYSRARNLHAAAKYIVNDLNGVFPSSYKELLHLKGVGEYTAAAIASFAYDEPVAVVDGNVFRVLSRVFGIETDISSSKAKKEFQELAQELLPIEDPAIFNQAIMEFGATQCVPQRPDCSVCVFNTKCVALQQKKVESLPVKLKKTKVKNRYFNYLIIKDRNGDFVVEKREEKGIWFNLYQFNLLENSKSDTIENIVKHIKKEYNPLVLIVKNEEEVVHKLSHQHLHIRFFELQFNEVLKEAVSLDEMMKLPFPIVIHNFIESNYL